A window from Culex pipiens pallens isolate TS chromosome 3, TS_CPP_V2, whole genome shotgun sequence encodes these proteins:
- the LOC120412993 gene encoding uncharacterized protein LOC120412993: MLNETINFAATVGKDLKDLNKMLGVKIQLPEIQLNADTWVTLIEQFLMLVLIIGRWMLPKGDLTRDQLSQLLLVYIGTAADIIEFFDSFKDSKIANEPVLVLLTLSIWSWSLLQFTIVLSATRARKPRGGGVGGGDDVTTHCCNISCCNIDVWGIALNILLQDAPFLAFRLLIIVHYKIITYMNIFFTCKNTLVILLQLYRLYVVHSENRKTAASKRGTARKEAPPSSGGRSGKARPRKATAGRRKVADVTVDEIHEMRKPRHRKTTSATSSKARKDTGYSTASSQTTVEQKRRTRQRGGHSEEEEILAPAERRAARKKPTIARDTEVEVDVDSHRRHKRTRNKEAAGRSGERKQSRHADTHQRASNRKRKNDDHCEEEDEDINLKDEEDVGRGKGNLGDEDDENDTSEFEIIHEKRKTTGSGSNKTTSASRTKRAHPLPPPPPPLPDGEDDDDDASSTASTSGSYE, from the exons ATGCTGAACGAAACCATAAACTTTGCGGCCACGGTTGGCAAGGACTTGAAGGACCTGAACAAGATGCTCGGAGTGAAGATTCAACTGCCGGAGATTCAGCTGAACGCGGACACGTGGGTAACGCTGATTGAGCAGTTCCTCATGCTGGTGCTCATAATAGGTCGCTGGATGCTACCCAAGGGTGACCTCACCCGAGACCAGCTAAGTCAACTCCTGTTGGTTTACATTGGAACTGCGGCGGACATTATCGAGTTTTTCGACTCCTTTAAAGATAGCAAAATCGCCAACGAACCCGTGCTGGTCCTGCTAACGCTCAGCATTTGGTCCTGGAGTTTGCTCCAGTTTACCATTGTCCTGTCGGCGACACGTGCCCGGAAGCCACGTGGTGGAGGTGTGGGTGGTGGCGATGACGTTACGACGCACTGCTGCAACATTAGCTGCTGTAACATCGACGTGTGGGGCATTGCGTTGAACATTTTGCTCCAGGATGCCCCGTTCTTGGCGTTCCGGCTGCTGATCATCGTGCACTATAAGATTATCACCTACATGAACATCTTTTTTACGT GCAAAAACACGCTGGTGATTCTACTTCAGCTGTACCGGCTGTACGTGGTCCATTCGGAAAACCGGAAGACGGCCGCCAGCAAGCGTGGGACGGCCCGAAAGGAAGCCCCACCGTCGTCGGGTGGACGTTCCGGGAAAGCTCGCCCACGGAAAGCCACCGCCGGACGCAG GAAAGTGGCGGATGTGACCGTTGACGAGATTCACGAGATGCGGAAGCCGAGACATCGTAAAACCACCAG TGCCACCTCCTCGAAGGCCCGCAAAGACACCGGATATTCGACGGCCAGCAGCCAAACGACGGTCGAGCAAAAGCGACGAACTCGGCAACGGGGAGGACATTCCGAGGAGGAAGAAATCCTGGCACCTGCCGAGAGAAGAGCTGCAAGGAAAAAGCCCACCATTGCAAGGGATACGGAAGTCGAGGTGGACGTGGACAGCCATCGAAGGCACAAGCGGACCCGTAATAAGGAGGCTGCCGGGAGATCCGGCGAAAG GAAGCAGTCTCGACACGCCGACACTCACCAGCGAGCCAGCAACCGGAAACGGAAGAACGACGACCACTGCGAGGAGGAAGACGAAGACATCAACCTCAAGGATGAAGAAGACGTCGGTCGTGGAAAGGGCAACTTGGGTGACGAAGACGATGAAAACGATACCAGCGAGTTTGAAATCATCCACGAGAAGCGAAAGACCACCGGCAGTGGCAGCAACAAGACGACAAGTGCTTCCCGGACAAAACGAGCACATCCGCTTCCACCGCCACCACCTCCGCTACCGGACGGggaggatgatgatgatgatgcgtcGAGTACGGCGTCGACTTCCGGTTCTTACGAGTGA